CGCCGATGAGCGGCGCAGGTCGTCCGGCCTCCGCTTCGACGAGCTGCGCTCCGAGCAGAAGTCGCTCGGCAAGCTCATCCCCAAGGCCAGTCCGGAAGAGCGCGCCGAGCTGCTGAAGAAGGCCGAGCAGCTGAAGGCCGACGTGAAGGCGGCCGACGCCGCACAGAACGAGGCCGACGAAGAGACCAAGCAACTGCTGCTCCGGCTCGGGAACATCGTCCAGGAGGACGTCCCGGTCGGCGGCGAGGAGGACTTTGTCGTCCTCGAGACGCACGGCACGATCCGCGACTTCGGCGCCGAGGGCTTCGCGCCCAAGGATCACCTGGAGCTCGGCGAGGCACTGGGCGCCATCGACGTCGAGCGCGGCGCGAAGGTGTCGGGCTCGCGCTTCTACTATCTGACGGGTGTCGGCGCGCTGCTCGAGCTCGCGCTGGTCAACGCCGCGATCGCGCAGGCCACCGAGGCCGGGTTCATCCCGATGCTGACCCCGGCGCTGGTCCGCCCGCGCGCCATGGAGGGCACGGGTTTCCTCGGCCAGGCCTCGGAGAACGTGTACCACCTGGAGAAGGACGACTACTACCTGGTCGGCACCTCCGAGGTCCCCCTCGCCGCGTACCACATGGACGAGATCATCGAGGCCGACAAGCTGCCGCTGCGGTACGCGGGGTTCTCTCCGTGCTTCCGCCGCGAGGCCGGCACGTACGGCAAGGACACCCGGGGCATCTTCCGGGTGCACCAGTTCGACAAGGTCGAGATGTTCTCGTACGTCGCTCCCGAGGAAGCAGAGGCCGAGCACAAGCGTCTGCTGGACTGGGAGAAGCAGTGGCTGACCGGCCTCGAGCTGCCCTTCCAGGTGATCGATGTGGCCACCGGCGACCTCGGCGCCTCGGCCTCGCGCAAGTACGACTGCGAGGCGTGGATCCCGACCCAGGGCAAGTACCGCGAGCTCACCTCCGCGTCGAACTGCGACAGTTTCCAGGCCCGGCGGCTCTCGGTCCGGATGCGTGACGGCAAGAAGGTGCAGCCGCTGGCGACGCTGAACGGCACGCTCTGCGCCGTACCGCGCACGATCGTGGCGATCCTGGAGAACCACCAGCTGGCCGACGGTTCGGTGCGGGTGCCCGAGGTGCTCCGTCCGTACCTGGGAGGACGAGAGATCCTGGAGCCGATCTCCAGGTGAGCCCCGCCCACTTTCCGTACAGGCTTGTCGCGACCGATCTCGACGGCACGCTGCTGCGTGGCGACGACACGGTTTCGGAGCGCACACGCGACGCGCTCGCCGCGGCCACCGCGGCGGGCGCCGCGCACATCATCGTCACCGGGCGTGCTGTGCCCTGGACCCGGCACATCCTGGACGACCTGGGGTACGACGGCCTCGCGGTCTGCGGCCAGGGCGGGCAGGTCTACCACGCGGGTGAGCACCGGCTGCTGACCTCGGTGACGCTCGACCGGCAGCTGGCCGGCCTCGCGCTCTCCAAGATCGAGGCGGAGGTCGGGCCGCTTGCGGTGGCCGCGAGCCGCGACGGCCTCGACGGCGAGGTGCTGGTCGGCCCCGGATACCGGGTGCAGGAAGGCCCGCTGCCGGTGGTGGCGTTCGAGGACCCGTCGGAGCTGTGGTACGCGCCGCTGAGCAAGTTGTTCATCCAGCATCCGGAGCTCGATGACGACGCGCTGGCACAGGCTGCCAGGGGGACGGTCGGCAGTCTGGTGGATGTGGTGATGGCTGGGCCCGGCGTCGTCGAGATCCTGCCGCTGGGGCTGAGCAAGGCGACAGGGCTCTCGCTGGCGGCCCGGCGGCTGGGGCTGCGGGCCGCGGACACGATCGCCTTCGGTGATATGCCCAATGACATCCCGATGTTCGGCTGGGCCGCGCACGGCGTGGCGATGGCCAACGCGCACGATGAACTGAAGGCCGTGGCGCACGAGATCACTGCGTCGAACGAGCACGACGGCATCGCGGTGGTGCTGGAGCGCTTGCTCGGCTGAGGCGGAAGAGGTGGGGGTCGAACCCACACGGGCATTCACATGCCCCAACACTTTTCGAGAGTGCGGCCGGCGCCTGCTGTCGGCTGGCTCTTCCCTGAGGGCGTAACTGCCGGACCGGGCGGCTCTGCGTGCCGCGCGGCTGTATGACTGTGTGACTGTGCGGAGGATGCGCGGATCGAACGCGCGCGGGGTTCAGGGCCCCGACGACGGCTTAGCAAGCCGCTGCCTTACCACTCGGCCAATCCTCCGGGAGGGGGCGGCCCGCGCGGATGCGCGCTCGAAGCGGCCGCCCCCGGGCAGAGCCCCTGGGCGGCCCAGCGGAGTGGTCGGTGGCTACTCCGCTGCCTGCCCGGCTCTGCCCTGACGGGAGCTCGACGGACTCGCACTCGTACTCTCGGTCATCGCCGCGCTCCTCTCCCGGTCGGTGGCGCCGGCCGCACTGGCGTGCCCCGGCTCAACTACTGTGCCTCGGACAGCGGTTCGATGCCACCGAATTACGGTCCGGGCGTACGCCTCGGTCCGTCGTCACCGACGCGCGTCAGCGGCCAGCAGGCCAGGCCGATGGCGAGGGCGATCGCATGGCCGAGGTCGGTGTAACTGCCGACTGTGGCGAGCGGCAGACCGAAGAAGGCGAGCGCGCCGGCGAGATAGAGCCAGCGCCACGGCCGCGGAATGCGGTAGGTGAGGATGCCGACCGAGGCAGCGAGCCCGTAACTCACCCCGATGTCCACGACATGCGCCATGCGGCGCGGCACCTCGTGGTTCTCGATGCTCACCAGAACGACCTTCTGGCTGATGAGGGTGGCGCAGATATGCGCCGTGGCCACGGTGAACAGCCAGCGCGGAGTGCCGAGCCAGCGCTCGACCGGCGCGTGAAATACCTCGAAAAGGACCGCGTAGAGGAGGAAGGACGAGGGGTTCTCGATCCAGAACGAGCTGGTCACGAGGGACTGGAGAGGATGAGCGGCCAGTTCGTGGATATTGCTGCTGGTGCGGTGAAGCAGGAAACGCTCAAGACCTTCGGTGGAGAAGGCGATGACGACGCTGGTGATGGCGGTGATCAGTAACCAGATGTGGGTGCCGGGCGCGGATCGGACCCAGCTCCGTAGTGGCCGGGAAGCTTCTCCCCGGCCGGTGCGTTCTGTCGCTGCGGTCACCCCTCGATCATCGCGCGTGCGACTCGTCGGCACGCCGCACGACATTGGCTCCCGTAGGACAAAGTGCCCTACGGGTACGAACTCCAGATGCCTCCACGCGCAGTGGACAGCGAACCGATATACGCACAGTTACGCGGATATGCGTCAACCCCCGTCCACCGGACGGGGGTTGACCTACAAGCGCGTTGCTCTACGGTCACTCCTCGCCGGCGAGCTTCAGCACCCGCAGCTTCTGCCCCGCGTACCAGGTCGCCACCACCGTGACCCCCGCCAGCAGAGCCACCGCCAGCGGCAGGCCCACGTCCGAACCGATCAGGCCCTCGCCACCGATCTTCTCGGCGAGCGAGAGAGACCACTGCTGCACACTCAGCGTGCGCGCGCCCGGGACCAGGCTGCCGAACAGCGTCTCCCAGACCAGGGCGTAGACGAGCCCGATGACCACCGCGTGCCGGCTGACGGTCCCGAGCAGCAGGAACAGCGCGCTGTAGGCGATCGAGGCGACCAGCGCCGCCACTGTGTACGCCACGGCGACCTGCTGGCCGTTGCCGTTGAGGATGAATCCCGCGATGAAGGTGGGAACCGCCGAGAAGGCCATCGTGATCGCGATCGCGACGATCAGCTTGGTGAAGACGATCGTCGACCGCTTCACCGGCTTGGCCAGCAGATAGACGATCGAGCCGTCGTCGATCTCGGGCCCGATCGCCCCGGTGCCCGCGATCACCCCGATCAGCGGCACCATCGTCGCGATGGCGAAACCGCCCAGGACGTCGGCGGCGACCTGGTCGTCCACGCCGTTGAAGCTGCGTACCGCCGCGGCGATGAGCAGCAGCAGACCGGGCAGTACGAACAGAATCGCTGCCCGCCGCTTGCCGAGCACGGCCCGATAGGTGAGCCGGGCGACTGTGGGGTTGTACATGGACGTCACAGCTCCTTTCAGGCCGCTACGAGGTAGGAGAAGACCGACTCGAGGGACTCGTCCGACGGCGAGACCGTGAGCAGCCGGATGGAGTGCTCACGGGCGACCCGCGGCAGCAGTTGGGTGAACCGGCCGAAGTCGACGGCCTGGATGCGCAGCGCACCCTCGGTCAGGTCGACCTCGATGCCGGCAGTCGACGGGTCGGCGATCAGGGCCGCGGCGAGCGCCCGGTCGTCGCTGGACCGTACGAGATAGCGGTGCGGCCGGTCGGTCATCAGCCGGCGGATCTTGCGGAAGTCGCCGGACGCCGCATGCCGGCCGGCCACGATCACCTCGATATGAGAGGCGAGTTGCTCGACCTCCTCGAGGATATGGGAGGAAAAAAGCACGGTGCGGCCTTCCGTGCCCATTCGCCGCAGCAGGTCCATCAGCTGCATGCGCTGTCGCGGATCCATGCCGTTGAAGGGCTCGTCGAGGAGGAGTACGGACGGCTCGTGGACGAGGGCCGAGGCCATCTTCACGCGCTGCCGCATGCCCTTGCTGTACGTCGCGATCCTGCG
This portion of the Streptomyces sp. NBC_01750 genome encodes:
- the serS gene encoding serine--tRNA ligase gives rise to the protein MIDLRLLREDPDRVRASQRARGEDVALVDALLAADERRRSSGLRFDELRSEQKSLGKLIPKASPEERAELLKKAEQLKADVKAADAAQNEADEETKQLLLRLGNIVQEDVPVGGEEDFVVLETHGTIRDFGAEGFAPKDHLELGEALGAIDVERGAKVSGSRFYYLTGVGALLELALVNAAIAQATEAGFIPMLTPALVRPRAMEGTGFLGQASENVYHLEKDDYYLVGTSEVPLAAYHMDEIIEADKLPLRYAGFSPCFRREAGTYGKDTRGIFRVHQFDKVEMFSYVAPEEAEAEHKRLLDWEKQWLTGLELPFQVIDVATGDLGASASRKYDCEAWIPTQGKYRELTSASNCDSFQARRLSVRMRDGKKVQPLATLNGTLCAVPRTIVAILENHQLADGSVRVPEVLRPYLGGREILEPISR
- a CDS encoding HAD family hydrolase, which encodes MSPAHFPYRLVATDLDGTLLRGDDTVSERTRDALAAATAAGAAHIIVTGRAVPWTRHILDDLGYDGLAVCGQGGQVYHAGEHRLLTSVTLDRQLAGLALSKIEAEVGPLAVAASRDGLDGEVLVGPGYRVQEGPLPVVAFEDPSELWYAPLSKLFIQHPELDDDALAQAARGTVGSLVDVVMAGPGVVEILPLGLSKATGLSLAARRLGLRAADTIAFGDMPNDIPMFGWAAHGVAMANAHDELKAVAHEITASNEHDGIAVVLERLLG
- a CDS encoding rhomboid-like protein, with amino-acid sequence MTAATERTGRGEASRPLRSWVRSAPGTHIWLLITAITSVVIAFSTEGLERFLLHRTSSNIHELAAHPLQSLVTSSFWIENPSSFLLYAVLFEVFHAPVERWLGTPRWLFTVATAHICATLISQKVVLVSIENHEVPRRMAHVVDIGVSYGLAASVGILTYRIPRPWRWLYLAGALAFFGLPLATVGSYTDLGHAIALAIGLACWPLTRVGDDGPRRTPGP
- a CDS encoding ABC transporter permease, whose amino-acid sequence is MYNPTVARLTYRAVLGKRRAAILFVLPGLLLLIAAAVRSFNGVDDQVAADVLGGFAIATMVPLIGVIAGTGAIGPEIDDGSIVYLLAKPVKRSTIVFTKLIVAIAITMAFSAVPTFIAGFILNGNGQQVAVAYTVAALVASIAYSALFLLLGTVSRHAVVIGLVYALVWETLFGSLVPGARTLSVQQWSLSLAEKIGGEGLIGSDVGLPLAVALLAGVTVVATWYAGQKLRVLKLAGEE
- a CDS encoding ABC transporter ATP-binding protein; this translates as MTTINIEHTSRWFGNVVAVNDVTMTIGPGVTGLLGPNGAGKSTLINMMGGFLNPSTGSVTLDGRTIWRNESVYRQIGVVPEREAMYDFLTGREFVVANAELHGLGKKEAQRALATVEMEYAQDRRIATYSKGMRQRVKMASALVHEPSVLLLDEPFNGMDPRQRMQLMDLLRRMGTEGRTVLFSSHILEEVEQLASHIEVIVAGRHAASGDFRKIRRLMTDRPHRYLVRSSDDRALAAALIADPSTAGIEVDLTEGALRIQAVDFGRFTQLLPRVAREHSIRLLTVSPSDESLESVFSYLVAA